gccatacaagcgggggtatttctctctatttcgcagtagccggtgcgcaagagtctttcactatagaaaccgcaatcttctccgccattttgaacagtgtgtccactccaatgtggaaagtccgataagaggtaaacgccttcagtttgtgtaattaatcagtctgttgtgtctctcagctgtgatgagccgtaatgctgaagttgttcatttaaagccgtttaaagttatttcctagctttagtagtgtagtagtaatacgagtgatcatggagtgctgtatgtaaacactggctgatgctgattcacttcacgtcacctaactggctcctattacacataaaaatgatcttttgccaccacctgctggctaacatatataatgtaaaaaaaaaaaaaaaacatgtaaaaaagacaaacagtagctcttaacacatctgcactgctcttacactttagtttagaacagcatgaacacaagcggagtgatacacacacagtgaagcgttgGAGTGCTggtggtgtgagaccatcagtgctcatggaatgtctcttctccaatcagattcgaggaccggaactaactgttgtgtatatatatatatatatattactatggGATGTTTTGGATATTTTTTTCATGGCTCAAAGCCAAATCTGTGAGAATTCCAACATTTAACAAACATTTtttcaacatacacacacatgtactgtatataaagacTATAAACTTATTAATTTGTATTACAGGGCAATGCTGATGGACTTCTCTATCTAGATGATGGCAGCTCTTTCAGTTATAGAGACAGAATGCAGTTCTGCCTGCACCGTTGTAGCATGCGGGCAGGCAAGCTTGTCAGCAGGTAACTTTTGAACAACATCACTTTTTCATTTTCCTTATATCCTCAGATATATTGTATGTAAATCTATAAAGAGCATGTTTTAGTGTTTGATCATTTGTTGTGATCTTATCGcaaaaaagaaatatgttttttagTATGTAATAATACAAGGTAGAACAGGTTGTTTATCATTGTATGTATTTATAGAGTTCAATACACCATTCTTCTTGGCTCTTGTGTTTTCAGCGGTGCTTATGACAAAGGCTTGTTTGCAGTCATCATTCTTGGTCAGAATAGTCTGAAAAGAAAACCTAAGCTCAAATCAGGTgagaaaaggtaaaaaaaaaatacttatgcaGTTCCCTTTGCAATGCTTTTTTTAGAGAATACCTGAAAGATTATGTCAGATATGAGCAAcgtagtctcatagaatgaacgttactgtaactacatttttccaaacttacTTTTACGTGCAGAATTCTATGTTTtatcacagtttcctggtgaaatgaacactagaggcgctacaacaactgtgcgttttattcacttccaCCCAAATCACATCTATattggctgattatgactttttaATCACTTATTTTACACACTATTTCTCAcatactgctatgttatgatatcaaaacactttttctataatgtaacatttgaaaagcgatacattttaatgcttaaattaaagactcacctacatttacacacttatttcaatGGGGTTAGCTTCCGTGGTAGCTCAGCTGATAAAGTGTTGGACTCTGGACTCGGATGATCGTGGTTCGAGTCCAGCGGAGCACTCAAGCTGACACGAGACGACAATGTCATAGAAgccccacaaaatgacgtggttgcttcagaaaatgtgctttttatttcacagtttgtttttggacactattggttaggtttaggtgttggtttagggtaaggatgtctgttttgttcacctcacatttgctttaagAACATTATTGGTTAgagttaggttaaagttttagattGGGAAggtatgttttatttaatattatctaatattcaccttaaaaaccttgtctgattacaacaccatttcactcgcttttggcgcccccactggacatttcactgggaaactgcagcgaaatatTTAATAAGGCACGTGATTTCATTTTGCAAACTTtttgccacggtcacgtaatgttGATGAAACCAAGCTGGATATAAACCAGAGAGTTTAGTCACTGAATCTCCTGTTACTCTCTTAAAGGTGCAGGGAAGACTTCAGTCATGTTTAAGTTTGAGCCAAAACATCATGTACAGACTTTCACTGGCCTGGGCCTGGGAATACAGCAAGACTGGGAAATACTAATATAgcggatttattttattttttaaattgattattttgttgttatttttagatgttttgtTCATGCCGAGGTCACAGCTCCCACATTAAAAGCAGTTTTTAATGAATAATGGAATATAAGCTATTATCCTTTGCCACACTTAAATGAAAGTGTAAACTAATGCATTATGGCTTGAGATTTTGTTTTCAAACTAGAAAAGTTTAGATTTTTAAATAAAGAGTTCTTATTGAGAAATAATTGATGATTTTCTCATGACCTGTGTATGATAAAACAAATGAATATTCAACAGTATTCTCAATTTAGGGTCATTACTTttgattaaaatgataaaatgacaGAATATAGTCAGTTTTGTTAAGTAAGTGTAAGCCTGCTATGGTTATGCTGAGAGTGCTTAATGCTGAACTCCATTGAGAACTGATTTAAAGGCTGTGAATGCCTTCTGCTGAGGCAGGCCATCTCACTGGCCTCTTTTTGCAGGGCCGCTCTCCTTTGTGTCACCCTACAATGACGGCACGAGAGCACAACTATCGCCAAATACTCATTGTTTATCAGCCAATGGGAGCAGTCCAAAGGCTGTGAaggtttgtgtatgtatgtgtatgtatgtatttaggtgtgtttgtgtgtgtgtttacgcaTGTATTGGTAAAAAGGAGTGTGTTCACACATAGACTTTTTCCTCTTACCCTATTATCCACTCCATGACCACATGAAAGGCGTGCCATTTAGCTGGACAGCCAATCAGAGCTCAGCTGTTTGAATTTATGCCAGGGATTTTTGGCTTGCAAGACTTAAGTTGTGGTGACAAAAGCCAGTTTTTTCAATCCTTAAAAAAACACTAGCGAGACAAGATGCCCTATACGCCCTCTGGTTTCTTTTGCGACCGGTTAatccgggagagagagagaagggatgGAGAAGGATCACTGAGCAAACCCATCCGCTTCAGCGGTCAGGACTACAACACCCTCAGGCAGGAGTATGTCCAGAAGAAGACCCTTTTTGAGGATGATACCTTCCCTGCCACTGTGGACTCCCTTGGCTACAAAGAGCTGGGCCACAAATCCAACAAAGTTAAGAACATCATCTGGAAGCGGCCCAAGGTAGGAGCGAGAGGGCCTATGGGGGTTCAACTGGGACTCAATTTATGGGCAGGATGTGGAAATGGAATGGATTTATTATGAGATTATGGATGAAACAGAACAACTAATGGAAGTTCCTTTAAAACCCTACAAATGAAGACCCTTAATTGGTCATTAAGTACATATACACATACTGATGTATTTAGAATCTATGTTAATGGCCAGACGATCATCAAGAATTGTATGAGATCTTCAGATATTAAAAAGATAAGACTgagtgaaaatatacagtattgtgtaaTGGATAGGAACTGACATGCCAAGAGAGGGATATTCACTCtatgtttatctatctatctatctatctatctattgcaATGGAGAAGCATCTGTCTGTACATTGATAGATATTTTTATTGCTCTTGTATCAACAATGAAACATTGAAGTCTTTGATGAAATGTGTCTTGCAGGAGATATGTGAAAACCCACAGTTCATTGTCGGAGGTGCTAGCAGGACAGATATCTGCCAGGGAGACCTGGGTAAgattaacactttacagtaaattGCATACTTTGGTATTTACCTTTGCCTTTTGGGTCAAGACATTAGAGCGTGTTTAGTGACAGTGCAACTTTGTGGCAACCCTATATTGGCCCCTGGAATACAAGTCCAGCAGGGACCCctctacagtatattgtgtttATTCTGTTGGAAGGGAGTCCAACTAACCATGCTTTCTTTTGTTGTGTCCAACACATGGGCGATAAAAGAGACCAAAGAAACAAAGGTTAAAATGCATAGAGTAGATTACCAACCTGGAATGTTCCCCTGGACAATCTAAAAACACTGAGGTCAGCAGTGTGGGCCCCTTTTTAGTACAAATGCCatgaatatatattaattttctgTATCTAAAGCACTCTCTGATGACATGTGCAATTTATTACTGTTCTTTTAGGTGACTGCTGGTTGCTTGCAGCTATTGCGTGCCTGACTCTAAATGAGAAGCTGCTATATCGTGTTGTTCCTCAAGAACAGAGCTTCTCTGATGGCTATGCTGGAATTTTCCATTTCCAAGTCGGTGTGATTCAGCAATGCAGCTTTTGATTTCATATGTTTATAAATCCTCAATCTTAATGACTTTCTCTAACCATTCCTCCATGTTCTGATTAAGTTCTGGCGTTATGGAGATTGGGTGGATGTTGTCGTTGATGACCGTATTCCCACATTTAACAACCAGCTGGTGTTCACCAAGTCTGCTGAGAGGAATGAATTCTGGAGCGCTCTCCTGGAAAAAGCTTATGCCAAGTATGTACAAATTCACCcaaagacattcatttaaatgcTGATCTGTTATGGAATTGGTGAAGATTgtcaaaacaaaaaccaaaccagTGTCAgcagaatcattttttttttcttcttttttttcctcaatCATCTGCAGAGATGCAGCAGTTCATATGTCTAACCCAAGACCTAGCACATCTTAAAATATTTCCCAAtaacattttgttgatttaaaatataattacaaaAGGTCATGTATCTCAAATAATTGATATttagcacaagaaaaaaaaaaaatcttggttcTATTAGAGACAATGCTTTATTTCCAAGGTGACTGCACAATAACTAAAGTACAAaaagtattaattaacattataaataatgttcccatttttttaatttttttttttttatcaaagagtAAGGTATACACATTCATTGCTGAGAGCCACAGAGAGTCTTTGATTTAGCCGATTATGTGTCTCaaaaaatttgtgtattattgtCCAGGCTTCATGGTTCCTACGAGGCTCTTAAGGGTGGGAACACTGCTGAGGGAATGGAGGACTTTACTGGAGGGGTCACTGAATTCTATGAGATGAAGGAAGCTCCCAAAGAGCTGTATAAGATCATGATGAAAGCTCTGGAGAGAGGATCCCTCATGGGCTGCTCCATTGATGTGAGTCATGTAGAAAATGACATCACTGACTGCTTTCACACTTGTGTTTAACCCCATATAAATTTGATTCgcatgtattattttaattttttaaataataaatgttattattattattattattattattattattatttattaacaatatttattgattcccttcaacaaattaaataaacataacagaaaatatggaatcaaattatataaaattagaCTAAACCCTTCCCCCagaacagacacacaaacatgcaccccagtggtcataattatttagaaacataaaaaaacaaaaaaaaacataaaaagtataatTTCAAAAAACAgtaagaatgcacacacacacatttaaaactacaaatccatctccactgcccctccccaagaacccTCCTAAAAGGCTAAAAAtctaccccacttcctattaaacaaatctaagtttcccagccttctacatgtcacctcctcgaatgccgccaccccacccatctctgtgcaccactcctgaaatgagggcgctccagccaacttccatcccttTAGAATAAtccgtctgccgatcataactccgGCTAGAACCCAACTTTTTATGTatctatcccctatattaatgactgccccatcgcctaaaatacggagtctggggcaaaatgaaatgtgAGTGTCCAATACATCAAACATAAAAccctgaaccctcaaccaaaattcttggaacttaacacaccaccaaaaagcatgggttgtatccccatcttctgattggcatcgccagcaggtgggtgtgtctttaagatccagtagaatctatgtaaaaccttaaattgcataaggcacacccttgcatctctagaggtagacttgatgtttttttagaatcctagcccacatttCCTCCaataataagtttaaatctttctcccataatctcttgagagaagttgaagctccatcccacagactctgaattaacaggttttatacactgatgcctcatgaccttttccaaaagcagtaatcatccACTTCCAGAGTatttgccactttaggggggtgtatgctactcccaaaaatagtacagaacaggtggcacagctgtaaatacctaaagaattgagacctgggaatcccaaaatgttgaaccatattttcaaaggatctcaacactccactctcatataggtcaccgagcgtattaaccatcctcacaatccactctgaccagcagaaagggtacttattaatacataattttgggttcagccatatgctcgaggccacatttaaataaatgtctgcattaaacactctggacacttttgtctacaccgagtgcaaatgcaagatagcagggtgtaacttaacttctctggttagtttgatagaaaggctttgcaatggcgaaataggggcaatcacttcctgttcaatacaaaaccagggaggggctctctcaggtggacgcgaccaatgagccaaatgtgtgagaccgaatgcataataataaaacaaaatcttgagtaggcctagcccacctttgtcaatcggcctatgtaacttactgaaatgtaatctgggacgtttaccattccaaatgatggACTTCACtatgcagtggtggctcagcggttaaggctctgggttactgatcagaaggtcaggggttcaagccccagcaccaccaaaaatgccactgttgggcccttgagcaaggcccttgaccctaactgctccaggggtgccgtatcatggctgaccctgcactctgaccccagcttagctgggatatgtgaaaaatttcactgtatatgtgcaaatgtgtgataaataaatatgattataaattattattatgctatcaaattgcattaaatatgagagggggacatctatacggagagactgtagcaggtagttgaattttggaatacaattcattttaataacattaaccttcccagtcatagataaatgtaatgaagcccatctacccacattgctcgaaaacctttttattaatggttcaaaattaactctaactaaatcacacaaatttgctgggaataaaatacccaaatacttaatgccctgtttgggccactggaaggcgcccagctgaaaagctgttactgggcagtaggctgtcagagccaaagcttcggatttagaccaattgactctgtatgcTGAGAAcctagaaaaggaattaataattctgtggaggcaaggcatagatctagtagggtcggagacaaataataaaatatcatctgcgtaaagcaaaagcttaagcGCCAtgcctcccaccaccacccctggaaaatcatcctcctttcttattgcggctgctaatggttccagggcaaccctgccgggtgcccctatccagagtaaaataatctgaaattaatccattcatttgaaccgccactaccgggtgtctataaagtaacttaatccatccaataaaagtattcccgaacccatacattttcaaaatctcaaaaagataatcccattctaccatatcaaatgccttttcgccgtcaagtgagatggcagcaaccggaatcTGATTTTCATCACTGCCCATGTGACATTAATGAAAAGCcttatgttatcagaagagttacggccctgaataaggttatctcagaatcaagagaattcctTTACTCATTCGCCAGTtttggaagttctaatggtttcacaaagtttctaatatcctcatcagtagacgaagacgtggaactataaagatcaagatagaattctttaaaagcattattgatatcaatggctggggtaaatatttcatcaccagcagatttcactgagggaatggtagaaaaagactctctctcttttatataactagccagaagcttccctgctttgtcccccgactcaaaatatgactgtcttgccctgaatagccaaaactccaccttccatgacaaaatggaattatatctgtatttcaatcgggtcaattccctgaggccattagatgacattctgcAATTCAGCTTTGCCTCGGCTCTTTTaacattcccttccaattccatgagttcttgtgcttttggtgaatgatgcatactgtatgatccaacccctaagaatcgccttaagtacctcccaagccacacccatagaggatactgaggacaagttggtctccatatagacactgactTCAGTCTATTTAACAAAAACCCTATACAAAAAACAAATAGGAAAATTCAGGAATTTGTCAGGGTACTGAAAAATTGGTAGCAATTGTGTTGTGTAGAAAGTCCACATCCTAGAAAGAGATTTTAAAagcaatttatttgttttctcagTCCCTGGTTCCAGCCCGTTTTGAAACCCGTACTGCAACAGGTCTTGTGAAAGGACATGCCtactctgtgacagctgtagaggAGGTAAAGATGTTGTTTTGTTGCGTCTTTTATAGGTATTTCTTTATAGGTATAGGTTTTCCTGTTTTGAGCAACATTATTTGTGCCGACAGTGTAAACAGTCCCAGCAGAAGGAGTCTAAAGTACGTCTGGTGCGTCTGCGGAACCCCTGGGGTCAAGTGGAATGGAACGGATCTTGGAGTGATAAGTGAGTCTCTGCTTATGTctgaatttagaaataaaaaaataaaaattctataacATAACAGTAAGTTTGACTGAACTCAttcaaatttcttttttctttttttttttacctcagttCAAAAGAATGGGAAACCATCTCTAAAGTTGAAAAAGAGAAACTCCAGCTACAGAATGCAGAAGATGGAGAATTCTGGTGAGTTATAGCAAATGTTCCTCCCATTGATGGATTCTGAGAGCAATAGACTTGAACAAGAGTTCCAATTGTTCCCCTATATTCAAACATAccgataattttttaaaattgtttatgcAGTGTTtagtagggatgggacgatatattgaATTTCAACATATCACGAACCAAAAAATTATGAACCATATCGAGactcgatattttgaaatttgaaacattgtttactgtccatgtgatcataaatgtaaTGAcatgtcaaacatcataatctctctatcgcttgattttacccctactacACTTTATTTCAACACTGTTTgcagttcacacaaggtccttgaagtgcttaaagtgcctgAATTTAGCTCTTAGAAATTTAAAtactggaatatctggaaaatcgccttgatttgttgaaaagtgcttgagattaaaacggaccatttcttctgtgtaatgtgtgtccatcaaagatgagatcccacACTCCACTCTCATTGAATACTGTGTCTTTTAatttcctttctgttctttacattcagataaaaaaataaaaataaatattatttttgatcaCAAATAGCATGGATGTGCTAAAAAACTagacttctctctcgttaataaatGTGCCGCAAGTCTGTGAGATGCGcattaaactcttaaagtgacagtaccattatagTGCTTGTCATATAAATGAACGTAAACTTAATGTTATTGCTTGTAAATTGTACactttatttcaaacattgacagctcatatccttatacagtatatatataatttcaagaaagtattttaattgatagaaagtagaatttttatatttttaaaaagttaaaatttgattataataatcaagacaaacaaattattaatatatatatatatatatatacactttcatatactttttcaggacaggctctgttcagttctattgcttgttctgcacctgatcagcctggaTGTAGtccactatttttgaaggctcATTTGTTTGTGATCGTTTCTTTTAgtgaaaggtatatgagaaactctattatttaaacttttaagatttatattgtgtattaaagaactttattttgatgagaaattataatgtgcattttgcgcaaaaaattttcaaaaaataaacacaattttctgacatactttgtcatttaagtgtaaTCATATCGAATCGtaaacctcatatcgtatatcaaaccgaatcatgagataaccatatcgtcccatccctaatgTTTAGGATGTCATTTGAGGACTTCAAGAAAAATTACACCAAGATTGAGATTTGCAATCTGACCCCTGATGCTCTGGAAGATGATAAGTTACACAAGTGGACGGTGTCTGTTAATGAGGGACGCTGGGTAAGAGGCTGCTCTGCTGGAGGTTGCAGGAATTATCCAGGTGGGTacattgttaaaaaacaaaatttaattcCCACTAGTCATTAATTTcttgtcatttcttttttttacactatGATGTACAAGCATTGAAAGCATATTTTCAACATCATGTGAATGGTCTACTATAGACACATTCTGGACAAACCCACAATACCGCCTGCGTCTCCTGGAGGAAGATGACGACCCAGAGGATGATGAAGTGGCCTGCACTTTTGTTGTTGCTCTGATGCAGAAAAACAGACGTAGAGAACGCAAGTTGGGTGCAAATCTCTTCACTATTGGATTTTCTATCTATGAGGTACTGAAATTTGCACATGCCACCATGTttactctttaaaggaatagtgctACTACAAATTGATGCcattgtttactcatcctcatgttattccaaacttatatgacttttttcatttGAGATGAAAGCAGAACATCCTAGCTACtccatataacaaaatatatagagACCAGGGGCTATCAAGCTCTAAATAGCACAAAAAAAGCACagtgaaagtagtccatatgatttgtaTGCTAGATTCCAAGTTTACTGAGGCcatactatagctttgtgtgacaaagAGATGGAAATGTAATTCGTTGTTTGTTGAATAAATGAATGAGGGGGAGTAAACTATGACAAGTGAACAATTTGAGGgaaatcactcaaaaaaaaaaaaaaaactataaattgttttcattaccTGGTCGGTAATGGACCCAACACTCTTGTAACTCTCTCCATGTCTCTATAGGTGCCAAAGGAGGTATGAAACTGGAAAGAAGACAAATTTTTGGACCCTTACAGAGTTCTGTCTGCCCGGGGCTTATGTATATTGTCCTGTTCATGCAGTGCAGTCCCTATTGCCTTTGGTCATAgttgttttatatatgtatatatatatatatatatatatatatatatatatatatatatatatactgaattcATACAGACTTATCAGATATCCTCTATTGTTGTTCTGTTTCTCTTTGGCTGTCAGATGCATGGAAACAAGCAGCACATGCAGAAGGAGTTCTTTATGTCTAACTCCTCTAAGGCTCGTTCCAGGGCCTATATTAACCTGCGAGAGGTGACCCAGCGTTTCCGTCTGAGTCCTGGCGAGTATGTCATCATTCCCTCCACCTACGAACCCCACCAGGAGGGCGAGTTCATCCTCCGAATCTTCTCTGAAAAGAGGAACACCTCTGAGTGAGTGGGGAAACAGGGGATGGGAGGGATGGTGTTATTTTTCTAAATATGCAGTGATGCCAGATGGTGTtacagacttaaaggaatagttcaaccaaacatgaaaattctctcatcatttactcacacttacgtgtatgtgtatgacattctttcatctgctgaactcaaatgaagatttttagaagaatttctcagctgttttggtccatacaatgcaagtgaatgggtgcaaaaatttGTGAGCTCCAAATTTCACATAagtcataagactccagtggttacatcaatgtcttcagaagcgacatgataggtgtgggtgagaaacagatcaatatttaagtccttttttactataaattctcctccctgctcagtcaatctccactttaactttcacattcttcttcttgtgtttttggtgattcacattcttcatgcatatagccccctactgggcagggaaaaaAATGTTTAGCTAAAAAggactttttctctttttctcacccacacctatcatatcacctctgaagatatggattaaaacactggagtcatatggattgcttttatgatgcctttatgtgctttttggagcataacaccattcacttgcattgtatggacctacagagcacaaatattcttctaaaaaacataatttgtgttctgcagaagaaagaaagtcatacacatctgggatggcatgagggtaagtaaatgatgagagaattttcatttttgggtgaactatccctttaaacattcctCACCACACATTCCTAATTTTAATAATGTTATGGTGTTTGCCTTATGTTATAGTTGTTTGTTAGAACTGTCACTTTAAATCATGCGTCATAGGTCAAAAACTTCTGCAACATCTGACTTGCAATCAGCTGTTACATTAGTTGATCCTCATGTCAACTTTCTATACATCCTATTTATTCTTGTACTGAAAAAAGATCTTTCAGAACAAGCTTGGGCAATTGTCAGTGGGTTATGAATGGCTCAAAAATGCCGCTTTAGATTCTTTATGGTGATATAGTAACATGGGCAAGGTTATATTACCACAGGAATAACAAGGTATTTCAGTAGTTACCTAATAGTTGTCTTTAGTGAAGGGGGTGAAACCTACAAAGGACatgtattttaatgacaatttgaTTTGTAGACCTGGAAGAAATCGGCCCCAGTTCGAGGCTGTAATGGAATCTTTTTTAGGACAAGCAACAGCACATATTGGGACCCTCCGGTAAACATTTCCTTTCAGTTCTGACCCAATCTGATGCAGAGTTAAACATCATCTACAAGGAAGACATGGACACACAAAGGACTGCTGATGATGCTGCCTGTTCAAGCTGGAGCTTAAAGCATGATCAACGATCGAAGAGTATTTCAATAAGGATGATGTCGTAGTATAGCTAATTTGGATGATTTCCAGTTTACTTTTCAGTTTCCATTTGGCCTAAATGTAAATTAATCACTGACCCTGTGGTAATCATTACAACCATTAATGAAACTTCACTTTTTCCGCACATTAGCGTGTATTGTAC
This Myxocyprinus asiaticus isolate MX2 ecotype Aquarium Trade chromosome 20, UBuf_Myxa_2, whole genome shotgun sequence DNA region includes the following protein-coding sequences:
- the LOC127411246 gene encoding calpain-3-like isoform X1; this translates as MPYTPSGFFCDRLIRERERRDGEGSLSKPIRFSGQDYNTLRQEYVQKKTLFEDDTFPATVDSLGYKELGHKSNKVKNIIWKRPKEICENPQFIVGGASRTDICQGDLGDCWLLAAIACLTLNEKLLYRVVPQEQSFSDGYAGIFHFQFWRYGDWVDVVVDDRIPTFNNQLVFTKSAERNEFWSALLEKAYAKLHGSYEALKGGNTAEGMEDFTGGVTEFYEMKEAPKELYKIMMKALERGSLMGCSIDSLVPARFETRTATGLVKGHAYSVTAVEECKQSQQKESKVRLVRLRNPWGQVEWNGSWSDNSKEWETISKVEKEKLQLQNAEDGEFWMSFEDFKKNYTKIEICNLTPDALEDDKLHKWTVSVNEGRWVRGCSAGGCRNYPDTFWTNPQYRLRLLEEDDDPEDDEVACTFVVALMQKNRRRERKLGANLFTIGFSIYEVPKEMHGNKQHMQKEFFMSNSSKARSRAYINLREVTQRFRLSPGEYVIIPSTYEPHQEGEFILRIFSEKRNTSEEIENRIEADHPVPAPASTGEESEEDQQFLSIFQQIAGDVSTGEPVSAGGSQMEISASELRDVLNKVVSKYKDIPTEGFSRENCRSMIALMDMDGTGRLNLQEFRHLWNKIKQWQEIFKRYDFDHTSTISSYEMRNAINDAGFRLNNQLYDIITLRYANENMNVDFDSFISCLVRLEGMFRAFQAFDQVGDGTIRLNVLEWLQLTMYA
- the LOC127411246 gene encoding calpain-3-like isoform X2, coding for MPYTPSGFFCDRLIRERERRDGEGSLSKPIRFSGQDYNTLRQEYVQKKTLFEDDTFPATVDSLGYKELGHKSNKVKNIIWKRPKEICENPQFIVGGASRTDICQGDLGDCWLLAAIACLTLNEKLLYRVVPQEQSFSDGYAGIFHFQFWRYGDWVDVVVDDRIPTFNNQLVFTKSAERNEFWSALLEKAYAKLHGSYEALKGGNTAEGMEDFTGGVTEFYEMKEAPKELYKIMMKALERGSLMGCSIDSLVPARFETRTATGLVKGHAYSVTAVEECKQSQQKESKVRLVRLRNPWGQVEWNGSWSDNSKEWETISKVEKEKLQLQNAEDGEFWMSFEDFKKNYTKIEICNLTPDALEDDKLHKWTVSVNEGRWVRGCSAGGCRNYPDTFWTNPQYRLRLLEEDDDPEDDEVACTFVVALMQKNRRRERKLGANLFTIGFSIYEVPKEMHGNKQHMQKEFFMSNSSKARSRAYINLREVTQRFRLSPGEYVIIPSTYEPHQEGEFILRIFSEKRNTSEEIENRIEADHPVPAPASTGEESEEDQQFLSIFQQIAGDQMEISASELRDVLNKVVSKYKDIPTEGFSRENCRSMIALMDMDGTGRLNLQEFRHLWNKIKQWQEIFKRYDFDHTSTISSYEMRNAINDAGFRLNNQLYDIITLRYANENMNVDFDSFISCLVRLEGMFRAFQAFDQVGDGTIRLNVLEWLQLTMYA